The genomic window ATTCCCCCTTATAACACATCTTATTCCATACTCAAAATAGGCATGGACAGGAAACTCAATAGAATCAATACTTGTAAGCCTTTTTTATCTTTGAAAATAGTCCAGAATAAATAACTTGTTTTACGCCATCTCGGCGCTTCTCACCCTCTCCCTGGCCCTCTCCCCTCGAGGGAGAGGGGAAAAGAGGGTTTTTAGAGGTGCCCTAAAGTGGTAGTATTATGTCCGAAGATAAAATTGGTAAGTTTGTCCAACAACAGCGTGCTAAACGAAATATGACGCAGGAGTATCTTGCGTCAGAGCTTGGTATTTCCCGCCCTACCTATATGCAAATTGAGCGCGGGGAGCGAGAGCTTACCATATCCGAGGCAAAGAAGCTTGCGGCGATTTTTGACATGTCGCTTGATAATTTTCTTGTCGGAAAAGAACCAAAACGCAGTGTAACAATTGAGAAAGAATCATTAAAAAAATCAGATGATTTACAAATTCGTGTTACAGAAAAGAATCTTGATAAGTTCAAGCAAGTTTTACTCTATGTTTTGGGGAAAGTAGGTAGCAAGCCAAATGTAGGCGAGACCGTGCTCCATAAATTACTCTATTTTATTGATTTTGATTATTACGAAAAATTTGAAGAAAATTTGATGGGCGCAACATACATTAAAAACCATCATGGCCCCACCTCTGTTGAGCTAGGTTCAATAATGAAAGAAATGCAAGAGCAAGGCGAGTTAGAAGCCGTAAAAAGTCAGTATTTTAAGTATTTACAAAAGAAGTATCTGCCACGAAAACGTCCGAATCTCGATATTCTATCCGCGCGCGAAATTGAGCATATTGACGATGTACTAGCGCGTCTTTCCGATAAAAACGCCGCCGAGATAGAAAATTACTCACACGAAGATATACCATGGAAATCTGCGCAGGACGGCAAGCCGCTTTCTTATGAGAGCGTTTTTTACCGCGACGAGCGATACTCCGTAAGAAACTATGACGATGAACTTTGATGAGCTGCCGGAATTTCAAAAAGAACTCAAACGGCTTGCCAAAAAATACAAATCACTTCCTGACGATCTGGAGGAATTTCGGAATGTAGTTTCTGTTGTTCCTCTTGGCAACAGCAAGCATTTTAATGTCATCACGCAAACCGAAGTTTTGCATATTGTTAAAGCGCGGTTATTTTGTAGGTATTTGAAAGGGTCGTCATTGCGGATTGTTTATGCTTATTTTGAAAAAAATCAACACATTGAATTTATCGAGCTGTGCTAACCTCGCCCACCACTATTTCTTCTTCCCTATCCATTCCAAAATGGTTTTTTCAAACCCGTGACCCTTGGGTTGGTAATATTTTTGCTCTTTAATTTTATCGGGCAAATAATCTTGGATTTTTCGACCCTCTGCAAAATCGTGCGGGTAAAGATAGCCCTTGTGATAACCTAGTTCCTTCATAAGTTGGGTGGGGGCATTTAAAATTGTTTTGGGAATAGCCAGGTTGCCGTGTTTATTCACGTCTTCTTTAGCCGCAAGATAGGCTTGGTAGCTAGCATTACTTTTGGGACACACCGCTAAATAAGCGACCACTTGAGCTAGAGGAATCCAACCCTCCGGCAAACCTACTAAATCAAAGGCTTGCAGAGCGCTTACCGCTAGAGGCAAGGCGCGGGGATCGGCGTTGCCCACATCTTCGCTCGCAAAAATAACCATGCGACGCAAAATAAAGTGTGGATCTTCTCCGGCCTCTAGCATCCGTGCTAGGTAATATAAACTAGCGTCTGCATCGCTGCCGCGCATACTTTTGATGAAGGCGCTGATGGTATTATAATGTTCTTCAGCATTTTTATCATAACGGAGGGTTTTGGTTTGTAAGGCCTGTTGAATATGGGCCGGCGTGATTTCTCGTTCATTGGTTTTGAGTAAGTTATGCGCGGTTTCAAGGGTGTTGAGTAATTTGCGAGCATCACCATAGGTAGATTCGATTAGGCTTTGTTCAGCATCCGTACTTAAAACCAAAGACGAATTCTGCAAATTTAAATAAGCCATGGCCCGTTTGATGATGGCCTTTAGGTCATCGGTGGTGAGGGGATTAAGCACCAAAACTTGGCAACGTGATAAGAGGGGGCCAATGATTTCAAACGATGGGTTTTCGGTGGTGGCACCGATAAACGTAACTGTTCCATCTTCTACATAGGGCAATAGATAGTCTTGTTGAGCCTTATTAAAGCGATGAATTTCATCGATAAAGAGCAGGCTTTCTTTACCATCATATTTCTTTTGATGTTTGGCCCGTTCAATGGTTTTACGTAAATCAGGCAGGCCAGCTAAGACAGCAGAAAAGAAATAAAAGGTTTTTTCAGAAGTCTTGGCCAAGAGTTTAGCCAACGTGGTTTTTCCGACCCCAGGCGGGCCCCATAAGAGTAGCGATGGGAGTTGTTTTGACAATAAAGAGGTTAACAAACCGTTGGGCCCCACTAGGTGGGGTTGCCCGACAAATTCAGCCAAGGCTTGGGGGCGTAATCTTTCGGATAATGGTACGTTATTGCTTGCCTCGTGGGGCAATTTGTAATCAAATAGGTCCATCTTTCAAATGCTAAAATCATTAACCTTAAAAAATCTAGCCGTTTTTGCAGATGCCCAACTTGAATTTGGCCCTGGCCTCAATGTGATTACGGGTGAAACCGGTTCAGGGAAAAGTGTGCTGATGCAAGCCTTATTTTTGTTGGCTGGCGGCAAAGTCAGTTCCAGCATGGTTCGTACGGGTTCTGCTGAGGCAACGGCTCTGTTACAAGTCGACATTCATCAACAGGCTGGGCTGCTTCATATTTTAGAAGAATTGGGCATTTCTGCCGAAGCAGAATTATTGTTACGCAGGGTCTTAAACCAAGAAGGCAAATCAAAAGCCTTTGTTAATGATGTCCCCGTGACACTCAATGCTTTGGCAAAAATCACGATAGCCATTTTTCACCTCACTCGTCAGCATGAGTATGTGCGTCTGCTGGATCAGGATACGCCTCGGTTCTGCATCGATCAAAAGTTGCAAGCGCAGGTTCAGCAATTTAAGACTATTTTTTCAGATTATTCACAGTTTCAAAAAAAATGGCTCGCTTTCCAGTCTCATTACGAAGCAAGTCGAAAACAAGAAGATTTTTTGCGCTTCCAGTTAGAAGAATTAACCAAAGCCCAATTGCGGGCTGGAGAAGAAGCTGAACTAGAAACCGAAAAAGCAAAATTAAAAAATATTGCTAAAATTTCCCAAACTTTGACTCAAGTGTTGAGCATGTTAGGCGAAGAAGAAGCTTGTGTGCAACATCAACTGGGGCGGGTGAATCGTGATTTAGAAAAGCTAGCGATGATCGTGCCTAGTTTTTCTGAACCGGCAGGCCATATAAGCCAATGTTTATCGCAGTTAGACGAGGTTTATCGCCAATTGCAAAATGAATGTTCAATTTCAGAAGATGCCCCCGCTCGTCTTGATCAAATCGAATCAAGGTTAGCCCTGCTTCACGAGTTGAAACGAAAATATCATTCGGATTTACCAGCTTTAATCCAAAAACAACAAGAGATTGAAAATAATCTTCAGTATTTAGATCATCACGATGAAAAATTGCAGGAGTTTAAAACTGAAGGGCAAGGCTGGATTCAAAAACTAAGCGAACAAGCTAAAAAACTTTCTCATTTAAGAAAAAAGGCGGCCCTTGATTTAAGTCGGGTGATACAAAATGAACTTCATGGCTTAGGTTTGCCCAAGGCGCGTTTTGAAATTGTGGTAAAAGCGGGAGAAGATTTTTCTGAGATGAAAGAAACGGGGTGGGACGAAGTTGAATTTTGGATCAGCATGAATCCAGGGCAAAACTTAGTACGACTCGCTGAAGCCGCCTCGGGTGGTGAATTGTCGCGCATTTTATTATCGTTACGGCGATTACTTTACCCTAGCGAATGGAAGGGCGCCCTTATTTTTGACGAGATTGATCAAGGCGTTGGCGGGGGGGTTGCCGAATTAGTAGGGCAAAAATTAAATCAACTGGCCAAAGATCGGCAGGTGATTTGTGTTACTCATTTGTCGCAAATTGCGGCCTTTGCGCCCCATCATTTTAAAGTTGAGAAACGTATTGAAGGCCAGCAAACGAAATCTTTTGTGCAAGTTTTGAGCCGCGAAGATAAAGTAACAGAGATGGCTCGAATGTTAACCGGCGTTAAAATTAGTGAAAAGGCTTTGAGTCATGCCCGAGAGATGCTAAGAAATTCAGCTGCTTAGTGTGATTTTAACAGTTGGCGATACGGATAAGCTGTTTTATAATGGTAAAAATATGACACAAACTCCATCCTTTGAAATTGAATCCTACGGCATGTCGAATGTAGGAATGAAACGCACCCAAAACGAAGACAGCTATTTGGTCAATGATAGTTTAAACCTTTATTTCATTGCTGATGGGATGGGTGGGCATGTGGGGGGTGAATATGCCTCCCGCTTAGCGGTGACCACCATTGAAGAAGTCATGGGCCATTTTGTGCAAGACCCCGAGGCCACCGTTATTTCAGGGGTTAATTCAGTGGGTAGTGAATTGGGCGATCAAATACGTTTTGCCATTCGAGAGGCCAGTCGGCGTATTTATGAAGAAGCTACTGCCAATGCGGCTTTGCGGGGGATGGGTACCACGGCGGTGGGGGTTATGGTCGATGACTCGCGTGGGTACTTCGCTAATGTTGGGGATTCTAGGGCTTATCTCATTCGAGATCGCGAGATTATGCAAATCACCAAAGATCACTCGTTAGTGGGCGAACAAGTGCGTGAGGGCATTATTGGCGAAGAAGAGGCCAAGGTTCATAAATTGAAAAATATCATCACTCGTTCGGTTGGCTTTCAAGAAGAGGTGGAGGCCGACATTGAAACCGTTTCTTTAAAGAATGATGATATCATTATGCTTTGTTCGGATGGCCTCTCGAATCAGGTGAAAGATGCTGAAATTTATGAAATTTTATCCAAGCTCGACCTGCCTACGGGTTGTAAGCGCCTCATCGACTTGGCCAATAGCCGGGGGGGCGATGATAATATTACCCTGGTAGTTTTGCAAGTCCATGAAATTACTAAACAAAATTGAAAAACTTTAAGTCTTGACCTGCCTGGCAATCTCTGCTACTTTTCACGCCAAGTTGTACGCATCCCGCTCCTTTAAATAAAATTTTTTAAGAAACCAGTTTTTGGGCCTAGCCGATAAGTCTAATACGGCTGTGTTAGGTAAAAGGGGTGTGTTGAGAAATGTCATTCCCGCGAAGGCGGGAATCTAGAACTGCCTGAAATCGCTGGATCCCTGCCTCCGCAGGGATGACAGAAGGCACGTTTTTCAACAAGCCCAAAAGACAAAACCGCTATTTGAGGTTTTTGAATGTTAAAAAAGATTAGGGATACGCTTAAGCGGGGCAGAAACTATTGTAAAGCCCCAGCTATTACCCTTCAACAGCCCATTTTTCGCTTAAGTCTAGGAATTGTTGGGGTTGCGATTTTTTATTCACTAGCCATGACCTGGGGGTTTTTTCATTACCGTACTCAATATACAGAATTAAGTTCTTCCGCTGTGCTCACTTCGGCTAGTCACTTTGAACGAGAAAAGGCCAAGTTAGTGGCTAAAATAGGTGGTTTAGAAGACGCCCTACAGCGGACCGAACATTTTACCCAAAAATTAGAAGCTGCGGTGGGGGTAGAATCCAACAAACTCAATAAAGGGGTGGGGCCGCTTTCTGAGCAAGAAGATTTGGCAGAATTTTTAAAGCGAGTTCATCAATTGCCCAAGGTTGGTTCGACCGCCTTAAAACAAGATTGGCAAGAGGGTAAGTTTGACACTGAATTTTATGCAAAACTAAATGTTAAGATCGATGAAATGGCAGAATTTGCAAGCCGTTTAGAAGAGCGAATTAATGAAGTTTATACCGCCAGTCAGGAGAAAATTTCTTTTTGGTCAACCACCCCATCCCATTGGCCGGTGCAAGGCTGGGTGACCAGCGAGTTTGGGATGCGTTATAATCCATTCGGTGGTTATCGTTTTCATGAAGGTCTTGATATAGCCGCGCCCGTGGGTACATCCATACTTGCCCCTTCGGATGGGATCATCATTATGTCTAAATATGATAGTGGCTATGGTAATAGTGTCATCATCGATCACGGTTATGGTGTAACCACGCGTTATGCCCATGCCTCGGCACTTTTTGTGACAGAAGGTGATCGAGTGATGCGAGGGCAAAAAATTGCTGCTGTGGGTAGCACCGGTTCTTCGACCGGGCCGCATCTTCATTATGAAGTCAAGGTCGATGGGATATCGACTAATCCAATGAATTATATATTCGAGTAGACTAAATAACGGTCACGTCTTTTCAAAGTGAGTAAGCCGGCTGCTTTACTTGGCCAGCGCTCCATTGGGGGCCCCGCCGCGGACCCTGTCCTGGACAGGTCCTTCGGCTTCGCCTCAGGATAAACTCCGGAGCGATGGCTTCCCCAAGGTGCAGTCTTGCTCAGAGATGGTTATTTTAAATAAATGATTTTAATCATTTACATTGATTAACCGATCGGTTACATTTAAGTCTATGATAAGAATTAGTTTATGGTTCTTGATGGTGCTTTATTTTTTGGGGGCTTGCCTATTTTTCTTTCAGGCTGATCTTATGTTTGCGGCCCTTAATTATTTCCCCAATCAATTAGGGTGGTTTAACCCTATACCTGATGCGGGGGCTTCTTTTTGGCAGCCCTTGGTTTTTTCGATGATGCTCATGCTGGTGGCTTTATGTTGGGCTAGTCTCAAAGAGCCGCAAAACACTCGTTATTTTCAGATTCATCTTTTATCCAAAGTTATTTCAACAGCGGGGTTTTTTTATATGTTTTGGTTTCATCGTCATTACTTTGCTTATTTGGCAGGGGTGCTGACCGATGGGCCTATTGCCCTGTTTGTTTATTATTTGTTGTTCAAAACTCGTAGCAGCACGAATCGTTAACGTAGATTTTTATGGAAATTACCAATCGACCTGCTTGGCCAGCGGTGAAATCAGATCTTGGGTTTCAAGAGGTCTGGTATCTTAAACTGGTAGAACCAAAAGGGCAACGTGCCCTGTGGTTACGATTTACCTTATTAAATAATCCTCATGTGCCAAAACAAGAAGCTTGCGTTTGGGCAATTTTTTTCAAAAGAACTTCTGACCACGTTGAAAAAGTCGCCCTTAAAGAAACCTTTGCAATACCATGTCATCCCGGGCTTGCCTGCCCCGGACACCGATCCGGGGACCCGGGATCCATGATGGCATTTAAAATAAATCAACATGGTTTTAAGATAGGTGATCATTCTTTTTCAGATCAACAAACTTCTGGAAAAATTAAGCAGGGCAAACAAGAGATTGAATGGTCTTTGGCCATGCGTCCTTGCAAAAATTTGAATTTTGATTTTGTGCCTTCGTTACTTGCTCGCTTAAGGCTGGTGAAGAATTATGCCGTGACCGTTCAATCGGATTTAAGTTTTGATGGTTGGGTTAAGGTTAACGGAGAATCTTTTCAATGGCAGAACGCACCTGGCATGCAGGGGCATCTCTTTGGCCAAAAGAATGGTTATGCCTGGGCTTGGGCGCATGGGAACTGCTTTGTTGATTCTCAAGGGGCGCCCGTTGATTTTGTTTTTGAAGGCCTGACTGCCCAAGCGAGATTAGCAAATCGTTATCCTTCGCCCTACATTTCTTCGTTTTTCATTGTTTATCAGGGGAGGCCTTTCTATTTTAACCGCGTCCGTGATTCCATCTTTTGTCATTCTCGTTTTGATTATCAGGGTTGGGAAATTAAGCTTAAGGCTAGCGATTTAGAATTTCATCTCCACATCCAGTCGCAGCCTCATGAATTTGCAGGCCTCACCTACGAGGACACTGACGGGAGTTTTATTTATTGTTCAAACTCCAAACTTTCTTCGATGAAAGTTCAAATATTTCGCCAACAAAAATTAGAGGTAGAATATACAGCACCTCATACTGTTGCCTATGAGGTGGCCAGCCGAACCAAACCAACTAATATTGAGTTTTTATTATGAATATTTTTAAGTCTCATCAAGGTCGCATCATTAAAGCACTCATGCTAGCAGCCCTTGCCTATGATACTGACTTATTAAAAACCTTTGATGTCGATCAGGTGGTCAAAGAAGTTTTTCAGCGGCTCAAGAATTTTCCTTTTTATATTCGATTTTCTTTTCATAGTTTTCTTATTTTGTTCGAATATTTTTTCCCAAAATTATGGCATTGGTTTAGGCCGTTTAGTTTTTTGCCTCAAGAGGTTCAAGTTATCTATCTAAACCGTTGGGAGTACAGTGGTTTTGGCCCCTGCCGGCAGGGAGTTTTATTAATCAAGGCCCTAAGTCTTGGGGTATTGTTGCGGCAGAAACTTCTGTTAGAAGCCATTGGTTATGGAGCCGCTTTAGCTAAACGTGCCAAGGCCCCTTTTGACAAACACCATCCTATTTTAGATTTGCCTAATCACCTTCAGCCGCGTGATTTATCTTCTTTCAGCGAAGATAAAGAAGAATCTTGTGATGTCATTGTGGTGGGTTCGGGGGCAGCGGGGGCGGTGTTGGCTAAAGAGTTGGCTGAAGGTGGTATGAAGGTGGCTCTGGTTGAACAAGGCACTTTTCATCCCCAACATAATGACTTGGCCATTGAGTCGGTAGATCGTCTTTATGAAAATCATGGCATCACCGGAACTTTGGGCAAACCCATGATTCCCATTCCCGTGGGGCGATGTTTGGGTGGGACAACCGTGATTAATTCAGGCACTTGTTTTCGGGTATTGCCTCATGTCTTAAAACGCTGGCAAACCGAGTTGGGTTTAAGTGAACTATTAGATGAAGAGATGAATGCAGCCTTTCAACGGGTCGAAGAACACTTAGGCGTAACCCCGGCCGATTATAAGGTGATGAGCCGTTCGAATACCCTGATTCGTGATCTTTTGGTGCAAGAAGGTTATCAAGGTGCACCTTTGCTCAGAAACGTGCGGGGTTGCCAAGGGAGTGGGATGTGTTGTTTTGGTTGTTCGACCTTGGCTAAACAAAGTGTGGATATTAGTTACATCCCCAAAGCCTTGGCTGCAGGCACGGTTGCTTATACCGGGGCGCATTTAAAAAATATTTTAACGGCTTCTCATCAAAGGGGTCAGGTCATAGGCATCGAAGCCGAAGGGGTTCAAAAACGAAAATTAACGCTTTATGCCCCTAAGGTGATTTTAGCCACGGGTTCGTTTGTGACTCCACAAATTTTGGTAAGGCACGGTTGGTTAAAGGGCAATCAACATTTAGGCCAACATTTAACGGTGCACCCGG from Deltaproteobacteria bacterium includes these protein-coding regions:
- the recN gene encoding DNA repair protein RecN, which translates into the protein MLKSLTLKNLAVFADAQLEFGPGLNVITGETGSGKSVLMQALFLLAGGKVSSSMVRTGSAEATALLQVDIHQQAGLLHILEELGISAEAELLLRRVLNQEGKSKAFVNDVPVTLNALAKITIAIFHLTRQHEYVRLLDQDTPRFCIDQKLQAQVQQFKTIFSDYSQFQKKWLAFQSHYEASRKQEDFLRFQLEELTKAQLRAGEEAELETEKAKLKNIAKISQTLTQVLSMLGEEEACVQHQLGRVNRDLEKLAMIVPSFSEPAGHISQCLSQLDEVYRQLQNECSISEDAPARLDQIESRLALLHELKRKYHSDLPALIQKQQEIENNLQYLDHHDEKLQEFKTEGQGWIQKLSEQAKKLSHLRKKAALDLSRVIQNELHGLGLPKARFEIVVKAGEDFSEMKETGWDEVEFWISMNPGQNLVRLAEAASGGELSRILLSLRRLLYPSEWKGALIFDEIDQGVGGGVAELVGQKLNQLAKDRQVICVTHLSQIAAFAPHHFKVEKRIEGQQTKSFVQVLSREDKVTEMARMLTGVKISEKALSHAREMLRNSAA
- a CDS encoding DUF4065 domain-containing protein; protein product: MSEDKIGKFVQQQRAKRNMTQEYLASELGISRPTYMQIERGERELTISEAKKLAAIFDMSLDNFLVGKEPKRSVTIEKESLKKSDDLQIRVTEKNLDKFKQVLLYVLGKVGSKPNVGETVLHKLLYFIDFDYYEKFEENLMGATYIKNHHGPTSVELGSIMKEMQEQGELEAVKSQYFKYLQKKYLPRKRPNLDILSAREIEHIDDVLARLSDKNAAEIENYSHEDIPWKSAQDGKPLSYESVFYRDERYSVRNYDDEL
- a CDS encoding Stp1/IreP family PP2C-type Ser/Thr phosphatase; the protein is MILTVGDTDKLFYNGKNMTQTPSFEIESYGMSNVGMKRTQNEDSYLVNDSLNLYFIADGMGGHVGGEYASRLAVTTIEEVMGHFVQDPEATVISGVNSVGSELGDQIRFAIREASRRIYEEATANAALRGMGTTAVGVMVDDSRGYFANVGDSRAYLIRDREIMQITKDHSLVGEQVREGIIGEEEAKVHKLKNIITRSVGFQEEVEADIETVSLKNDDIIMLCSDGLSNQVKDAEIYEILSKLDLPTGCKRLIDLANSRGGDDNITLVVLQVHEITKQN
- a CDS encoding peptidoglycan DD-metalloendopeptidase family protein: MLKKIRDTLKRGRNYCKAPAITLQQPIFRLSLGIVGVAIFYSLAMTWGFFHYRTQYTELSSSAVLTSASHFEREKAKLVAKIGGLEDALQRTEHFTQKLEAAVGVESNKLNKGVGPLSEQEDLAEFLKRVHQLPKVGSTALKQDWQEGKFDTEFYAKLNVKIDEMAEFASRLEERINEVYTASQEKISFWSTTPSHWPVQGWVTSEFGMRYNPFGGYRFHEGLDIAAPVGTSILAPSDGIIIMSKYDSGYGNSVIIDHGYGVTTRYAHASALFVTEGDRVMRGQKIAAVGSTGSSTGPHLHYEVKVDGISTNPMNYIFE
- a CDS encoding GMC family oxidoreductase N-terminal domain-containing protein, with translation MNIFKSHQGRIIKALMLAALAYDTDLLKTFDVDQVVKEVFQRLKNFPFYIRFSFHSFLILFEYFFPKLWHWFRPFSFLPQEVQVIYLNRWEYSGFGPCRQGVLLIKALSLGVLLRQKLLLEAIGYGAALAKRAKAPFDKHHPILDLPNHLQPRDLSSFSEDKEESCDVIVVGSGAAGAVLAKELAEGGMKVALVEQGTFHPQHNDLAIESVDRLYENHGITGTLGKPMIPIPVGRCLGGTTVINSGTCFRVLPHVLKRWQTELGLSELLDEEMNAAFQRVEEHLGVTPADYKVMSRSNTLIRDLLVQEGYQGAPLLRNVRGCQGSGMCCFGCSTLAKQSVDISYIPKALAAGTVAYTGAHLKNILTASHQRGQVIGIEAEGVQKRKLTLYAPKVILATGSFVTPQILVRHGWLKGNQHLGQHLTVHPAVKVLAEFEEEIQGWEGTPQAYYYDGLRKQGILFEGIFVPPDLAGLAFPVSGHPFVHFLKHYSKMLSYGFLINDGSEGHMVSLPGGQCLFRYSLTHEDEARIFQGVQFLAQLLFKGGAKKVHLPIQGQRFEVNRAADLENISVKDFARSKLEIRAFHPLGTCRMGKDFAAGVCDVNHRVFGVEGLYICDGSVIPTPLGVNPQMTIMALATRLANRLLH
- a CDS encoding replication-associated recombination protein A; the encoded protein is MDLFDYKLPHEASNNVPLSERLRPQALAEFVGQPHLVGPNGLLTSLLSKQLPSLLLWGPPGVGKTTLAKLLAKTSEKTFYFFSAVLAGLPDLRKTIERAKHQKKYDGKESLLFIDEIHRFNKAQQDYLLPYVEDGTVTFIGATTENPSFEIIGPLLSRCQVLVLNPLTTDDLKAIIKRAMAYLNLQNSSLVLSTDAEQSLIESTYGDARKLLNTLETAHNLLKTNEREITPAHIQQALQTKTLRYDKNAEEHYNTISAFIKSMRGSDADASLYYLARMLEAGEDPHFILRRMVIFASEDVGNADPRALPLAVSALQAFDLVGLPEGWIPLAQVVAYLAVCPKSNASYQAYLAAKEDVNKHGNLAIPKTILNAPTQLMKELGYHKGYLYPHDFAEGRKIQDYLPDKIKEQKYYQPKGHGFEKTILEWIGKKK